From Rhodopseudomonas palustris:
AAGCCGGTCTTGCGATGCACGCCGATCGACCCGGCATTGGCGGAATCGCCGATCACCGCGATCATCTGCCGGAAGCCGCGCGCCTCGCATTGCGCGATCAGCTCGCGCAGCAGCGCGGTCCCGAGGCCGCGGCGATGCGCGAGCGGATCGAGATAGACCGAGTTCTCCACGGTGAAGCGATAGGCCGGACGCGGCCGGTACGGCCCCGCATAGGCATAGCCACTGAGACGGCCGTCGAGCAGCCCTGCCAGATACGGGAACCCGCCGCCGGTCAGTGTCTCGAACCGTCGCGTCATTTCGGCGAGATCCGGCGGTGTCAGTTCGAAGGTCGCCGTGCCGGTGCGGACGGCGTCGGCGTAGATCGCGGTGATCGCGGGGAGGTCGGCGGCGGTGGCCGGGCGGATCAGGAGGTCGGGCATGCGAAATTCAACTCGTGGCTGATCGCCAATCCCAGCGTCATACGCGGGCTTGACCCGCGTATCCATCCCCTTCGCAAGGCGGCATGACTGGTTCTCTCGGTAGGATGGATCGCCGGGTCAAGCCCGGCGATGACGACCGTGTTGGAGCATCTGCCTTCGCATCCTGGTCAGCCCGTCGTTCACCCGCGCAACGAAAAAGCCCCGGCGCGAGGCCGGGGCTTTCGACTTCACCACT
This genomic window contains:
- a CDS encoding N-acetyltransferase family protein, encoding MPDLLIRPATAADLPAITAIYADAVRTGTATFELTPPDLAEMTRRFETLTGGGFPYLAGLLDGRLSGYAYAGPYRPRPAYRFTVENSVYLDPLAHRRGLGTALLRELIAQCEARGFRQMIAVIGDSANAGSIGVHRKTGFDLIGTHRAVGFKFGRWLDTVMMQRALGEGGGTVPELEAGPSNA